A window of Haliscomenobacter hydrossis DSM 1100 contains these coding sequences:
- a CDS encoding nucleotidyltransferase, whose translation MVINKDFKEFIELLNANSVKYLVIGGYAVNFHGYPRYTKDIDFWIWLDAANIKNLLHSLEAFGFGSLGLSAKDFLNPTNVVQLGQEPFRIDILSEVEGARFEDCFTRKNQIQVEDTTINFMGIEDLIKVKISAGRPQDLADAAQLSKLKDKK comes from the coding sequence ATGGTAATCAACAAGGATTTCAAAGAGTTTATCGAGTTGTTAAACGCGAACAGTGTTAAATACCTGGTTATTGGAGGGTATGCCGTCAATTTCCACGGCTATCCACGATATACCAAAGATATAGACTTTTGGATTTGGCTCGATGCTGCCAATATTAAAAATTTGCTCCATTCGCTTGAGGCTTTTGGTTTCGGATCATTGGGCTTGTCCGCAAAAGATTTTTTAAATCCGACTAATGTGGTACAACTGGGTCAGGAACCTTTTCGCATTGATATCCTTTCAGAAGTAGAGGGTGCAAGATTTGAAGACTGTTTCACAAGGAAAAATCAAATACAAGTAGAAGATACCACCATCAATTTTATGGGTATTGAGGATTTAATCAAGGTTAAAATTAGTGCTGGTCGTCCACAAGATTTGGCAGATGCCGCTCAACTTTCCAAGTTAAAAGATAAAAAATAG
- the yidD gene encoding membrane protein insertion efficiency factor YidD has translation MSLSQSWKRAIKYILILPIRFYKVAIWPVLKPHCAYNPSCSAYMVDAIEQWGIRGVWMGLKRIGRCHPWGGFGPDPVPKGRSSQNH, from the coding sequence ATGAGTTTAAGCCAAAGTTGGAAACGCGCAATCAAGTACATTCTTATTCTTCCTATTCGATTCTACAAGGTAGCAATCTGGCCTGTGTTAAAACCGCATTGTGCTTACAATCCAAGTTGTTCCGCTTATATGGTAGACGCCATTGAGCAATGGGGCATTCGGGGCGTATGGATGGGGTTGAAACGCATTGGCCGCTGTCATCCTTGGGGAGGCTTCGGACCAGATCCGGTGCCAAAAGGACGTAGTTCCCAAAACCATTAG
- a CDS encoding cation-translocating P-type ATPase, translating into MSFDAVIEQLRTSPKGLSSTEVAQRIKNYGPNKITQRKGPGALGLFFSQFMDPLIYILLASSVIAVLMGKTTDAAVIFGVIFINAIIGFVQEFQANNAIRNLLQLVPEYTTVVREGLQKHIESEDLVPGDYVLLQAGDRISADIRLTFAKSLSCNESILTGESLPSEKSTAAVEVNAVVADRKSMVFSGTFVTEGTAEGVVVATGKKTEIGQISELMQSTGEVKSPLTKSIEKIGKTITLAILIVGLLVFIIGLFRHYTLVESMLSAITLAVAAIPEGLPAVITISAAIGIIRLAKRKAVMRHLSSVETLGSTTVICSDKTGTLTRNEMTVQIIWDGENRYTVTGLGTEVQGRTLLESTATEAKEEDIGELMRAGALCNDATLHVAEDGTWKMVGDPTELALIFASRKFGINESSIREEWPRLDVKPFDSVTKRMITLHQSPGDEKVIYLKGAPETVIPLLQKTDAIHPEKIKKEALDLAASGLRILAFAVKRLAPDDRINSLESRMLEDFTFLGLMAMKDPPREEVKTAIKKCHDAGIVVKMITGDHPATALAIAKELALSKNELVVTGQELQQMDDAALQETVKTTDIYARVSPEDKLRLVKALQANGEIVAMTGDGVNDAPALKRADIGISMGVSGTAVAREASDMILVNDNFESIEAAVEEGRHVFDNLLKGIVFILPTSIGLGLVTLFAVSFFPTVEGVLIRPMLPVQVLWVNLITAVALTLPLALEAMEPDVMNRPPRDQQKPFLSAVLALRMIIVALVMAGGTVGLFLWEYNIELEKGIDATKALAEAQTMAVTAMVFFQIFYLLNCRSLKYNVGAIGYFSNPFIYLGIFVVLLAQLFFVYAPIMNRWFSSLPLNLEAWSFSAAVAASILVIVGIEKWITSKLE; encoded by the coding sequence ATGTCATTTGACGCCGTGATTGAACAACTCCGTACATCACCCAAAGGGCTTTCTTCCACTGAGGTGGCGCAACGCATCAAAAATTATGGCCCAAACAAAATAACCCAGCGGAAAGGCCCTGGGGCCTTGGGGCTATTTTTTAGCCAGTTCATGGATCCCTTGATTTACATCCTGTTGGCGTCGAGCGTTATTGCCGTGTTGATGGGAAAAACCACTGATGCTGCGGTTATTTTCGGAGTTATCTTTATCAATGCAATCATTGGTTTTGTTCAGGAATTCCAGGCAAACAACGCCATTCGAAATTTGCTCCAACTCGTTCCTGAGTATACGACAGTAGTACGCGAAGGCTTGCAGAAGCATATTGAATCAGAAGACCTGGTTCCTGGCGATTACGTGTTGCTGCAAGCTGGTGATCGCATTTCGGCGGATATTCGACTTACCTTTGCCAAAAGCTTGAGTTGCAATGAATCCATTTTAACCGGAGAGTCTTTACCCTCCGAAAAAAGTACAGCAGCAGTAGAGGTCAATGCGGTAGTCGCTGATCGGAAATCGATGGTATTCAGTGGAACCTTTGTTACGGAGGGCACAGCCGAAGGGGTAGTGGTAGCTACTGGGAAGAAAACCGAAATCGGCCAAATCTCTGAATTGATGCAATCCACTGGTGAAGTCAAATCGCCGCTGACAAAGTCCATTGAAAAAATCGGAAAAACAATCACTTTGGCTATTCTGATTGTTGGCCTTTTGGTATTCATCATTGGGTTGTTTCGCCATTACACCTTGGTCGAATCTATGCTTTCGGCCATTACACTTGCGGTAGCCGCCATTCCCGAAGGCTTACCTGCGGTCATCACCATCTCTGCAGCCATCGGCATTATTCGTTTGGCCAAACGCAAGGCAGTCATGCGACATTTATCTTCGGTAGAAACCCTGGGTAGCACTACCGTGATTTGTTCTGACAAAACTGGCACCCTTACCCGGAATGAAATGACCGTCCAAATCATTTGGGATGGCGAAAATCGGTACACTGTAACCGGATTAGGCACCGAAGTACAAGGCAGAACCCTCCTGGAGTCTACGGCAACTGAAGCTAAAGAAGAAGATATTGGTGAACTGATGCGAGCTGGGGCTTTGTGCAATGATGCTACCCTACATGTTGCTGAGGATGGTACCTGGAAAATGGTAGGAGACCCCACCGAATTGGCCCTGATCTTCGCCAGCCGAAAATTTGGTATCAACGAAAGCAGCATTCGGGAGGAATGGCCCCGCCTGGATGTAAAGCCCTTTGATTCGGTCACAAAAAGGATGATTACCCTGCACCAATCACCTGGCGATGAAAAAGTCATTTATTTAAAGGGGGCACCAGAAACGGTAATCCCGCTTTTGCAAAAAACCGATGCAATTCACCCTGAAAAGATCAAAAAAGAAGCTTTGGATCTTGCCGCCAGTGGCTTGCGCATTCTGGCCTTTGCTGTAAAAAGGCTGGCCCCCGATGACCGAATCAACAGCCTTGAAAGCCGAATGCTCGAGGATTTCACCTTCCTAGGTCTCATGGCCATGAAAGACCCGCCTCGCGAAGAAGTAAAGACAGCGATCAAAAAATGCCATGATGCAGGCATAGTGGTCAAAATGATTACTGGTGACCATCCAGCTACCGCACTCGCAATTGCCAAAGAATTGGCATTGAGTAAAAATGAACTGGTCGTGACCGGTCAGGAACTTCAACAAATGGACGATGCTGCGCTCCAAGAAACCGTCAAGACCACCGATATTTATGCACGGGTATCTCCCGAAGACAAGCTGAGGTTGGTTAAAGCGTTACAAGCAAACGGCGAAATAGTGGCCATGACCGGTGACGGGGTAAATGATGCTCCAGCACTAAAGCGCGCGGATATCGGAATATCAATGGGTGTGAGCGGAACGGCAGTGGCGCGGGAAGCTTCCGATATGATCCTCGTTAATGACAATTTTGAAAGTATTGAAGCCGCAGTAGAAGAAGGCCGGCATGTATTTGACAATTTGCTAAAGGGTATTGTGTTCATTTTGCCAACGAGTATCGGTTTGGGATTGGTTACTCTTTTTGCGGTATCGTTTTTTCCAACCGTTGAGGGGGTACTGATTCGCCCGATGCTCCCGGTACAAGTATTGTGGGTCAACTTGATCACCGCAGTGGCCCTCACCTTGCCGCTGGCACTGGAAGCAATGGAACCCGATGTGATGAATCGACCTCCCCGCGATCAGCAGAAGCCATTTCTCAGTGCAGTCCTTGCCTTACGGATGATTATTGTCGCACTGGTGATGGCGGGAGGTACCGTTGGGCTGTTTCTCTGGGAGTACAATATTGAGTTGGAAAAAGGCATCGACGCGACAAAAGCTTTGGCGGAGGCTCAAACGATGGCCGTGACTGCCATGGTCTTTTTCCAGATTTTTTATCTACTCAATTGTCGATCGCTCAAGTACAATGTAGGTGCAATAGGCTACTTTTCCAATCCATTTATCTATTTGGGAATCTTTGTCGTGTTACTTGCCCAACTTTTCTTTGTTTATGCACCCATCATGAATCGTTGGTTTTCTTCTTTGCCTTTAAATCTGGAAGCCTGGTCATTTTCGGCAGCGGTTGCGGCTTCTATTCTGGTTATTGTTGGGATTGAAAAATGGATTACCTCAAAGTTGGAATAG
- a CDS encoding RNA polymerase sigma factor has translation MQVTQLNDQQLIACYLEGNERAFEELLNRHQQKIYTSIYLFVKDQSLAEDIFQEVFIKIIDTLRRGKYNHEGKFLQWAMRISYNMCVDYFRRTKRRPKVSPTDTFDIFDVLQTPDFNSEQTIIRSQTHDKVRHLVDMLPPEQREVVILRHYADMSFKEIAKLTRVSINTALGRMRYALINIRKMVEEKEVILQ, from the coding sequence ATGCAAGTTACACAGCTAAACGATCAGCAGCTTATCGCCTGCTATTTGGAAGGAAACGAAAGAGCGTTCGAAGAATTGCTCAATCGCCATCAACAAAAAATTTACACCTCTATTTACCTGTTCGTCAAGGATCAAAGCCTTGCTGAAGACATCTTTCAAGAAGTTTTCATCAAGATCATTGATACCCTGCGCCGCGGTAAGTACAACCACGAAGGAAAGTTCCTGCAGTGGGCCATGCGCATCTCGTACAACATGTGCGTAGATTATTTCCGCCGCACCAAACGCCGTCCAAAAGTATCTCCTACCGATACCTTCGATATTTTCGACGTGTTACAAACACCGGATTTCAATTCCGAACAAACCATTATCCGCAGCCAAACGCACGACAAAGTGCGCCACCTGGTAGACATGCTTCCACCGGAGCAACGCGAAGTGGTCATCCTACGCCACTACGCGGATATGAGTTTCAAGGAAATTGCCAAGTTGACGCGGGTAAGCATCAATACCGCTTTGGGCCGGATGCGTTATGCGCTGATCAACATCCGGAAGATGGTGGAGGAGAAAGAGGTGATTCTGCAATAA
- a CDS encoding helix-turn-helix domain-containing protein: protein MYQFDSLFAAFASLGIANGLLFGGYLLRQARSVPQDSNRYLGWFIFLLSLRFAITTVHYFYRSPLADWADWGLVLNLCLGPSFVVYVLSVFKTPPARAFFRLHLIPALVLLGLSLLGRRVFSPAPFFEPFNDGWFLINQLTLLHWILYLVYGYRLFLSELAKKRAEGIDTRKVQQWMFGLLFFLSVLILGYSFNNAKLLCVIFCPLFYTIIVYAILAFFIKNSALLQKGYGLEGNKVSVLKSEKIPQIRENLQKLLAEKGVFLNPELTLDKLAQQLDISPHALSHYINTYEGSNFSDWLNRHRVEYACYLLLDPQCTHLKIAAVAFDSGFNTLSVFNVAFKKVMGVTPSAFRRMGDLGTMKK, encoded by the coding sequence ATGTATCAATTCGACAGTTTATTCGCCGCATTTGCAAGTTTGGGCATCGCCAACGGGCTTTTATTTGGCGGATATTTGCTGCGTCAAGCACGCAGTGTGCCCCAAGATTCCAATCGTTACCTGGGCTGGTTTATTTTCCTGCTCAGCTTGCGTTTTGCCATTACCACCGTTCATTATTTTTACCGGAGCCCTCTGGCGGATTGGGCGGATTGGGGTTTGGTGCTCAACTTGTGCTTGGGGCCATCTTTTGTCGTGTATGTGCTTTCGGTGTTCAAAACGCCCCCAGCTCGGGCTTTTTTTCGTTTGCACCTGATTCCCGCGCTGGTTTTGCTGGGTTTGAGTCTGCTTGGCCGCCGTGTTTTTTCACCCGCCCCCTTTTTTGAGCCGTTTAACGATGGCTGGTTCCTGATCAATCAATTGACTTTGCTGCATTGGATCCTGTACCTGGTGTACGGTTATCGGCTATTTCTGTCCGAGCTTGCCAAAAAGCGTGCGGAAGGAATCGATACCCGCAAAGTACAGCAGTGGATGTTCGGGTTGTTGTTCTTTTTGAGCGTGTTGATTCTGGGCTACAGTTTCAACAACGCCAAGCTGCTTTGTGTCATTTTTTGCCCGCTGTTTTACACCATCATTGTGTATGCGATTTTGGCTTTTTTTATCAAAAACAGTGCCCTGCTCCAAAAAGGATACGGCTTGGAAGGGAACAAAGTGAGTGTACTAAAATCAGAAAAGATCCCGCAAATTCGGGAGAATCTACAAAAACTGCTAGCGGAGAAAGGTGTTTTTCTGAATCCCGAATTGACCTTGGACAAGCTGGCGCAACAACTGGACATCAGCCCCCATGCCCTTTCGCATTACATCAACACTTATGAGGGCAGCAATTTTTCCGATTGGCTGAACCGGCACCGGGTGGAATATGCTTGTTACTTGTTGCTCGACCCGCAATGCACGCACTTGAAAATTGCTGCGGTGGCGTTTGATAGTGGCTTCAATACCTTGTCGGTGTTTAATGTTGCTTTTAAGAAGGTAATGGGGGTTACGCCTTCGGCGTTCAGGAGGATGGGCGACTTAGGAACGATGAAAAAATAA
- a CDS encoding TolB family protein, which produces MQKYMLSSIGAFSLCLLFSFFTTTNVSAQIAELFAPGVISDGGVFGLTLSPDGKTAVFVRAYGGRDSLHLFISRLENGNWSTPVRAPFSTLGKNWNDIDPAFSPDGKFLLFNSNRPLAGRPKADFDIWGVKRTQTGWGEAYHLGDVINTDSSDIYATVANSGNIYFSSNRAGGLGKLDLYMSVYRNGAYQSPQNLGAEINTQNHDSNPFISPKEDYLIFWRQDPDGYGASDLYISFRKKNTWTKALNLGPAINTEIGEFCPFIQPKGKKLFFSRTRVNGAVRVENIYSIDFSAKQFRSVQK; this is translated from the coding sequence ATGCAAAAGTACATGCTTTCTTCCATTGGAGCTTTCTCCTTATGCTTGCTCTTTTCATTTTTTACTACGACTAATGTCTCGGCACAAATCGCCGAACTGTTTGCGCCTGGCGTCATTTCTGATGGGGGTGTTTTTGGGCTGACGCTTTCCCCTGATGGTAAAACGGCGGTTTTTGTGCGTGCTTATGGAGGGCGGGATAGTTTACACCTGTTTATTTCCAGGCTTGAAAATGGCAACTGGTCAACCCCGGTTCGGGCACCCTTTTCTACACTCGGAAAAAACTGGAATGACATCGATCCGGCTTTTTCACCCGATGGAAAATTCTTGCTTTTTAATTCTAACCGGCCTTTGGCGGGGCGACCTAAAGCAGACTTTGACATTTGGGGCGTGAAACGAACCCAAACGGGTTGGGGCGAAGCCTATCACCTCGGGGACGTAATCAATACCGATAGTTCGGACATTTACGCCACCGTGGCCAATTCGGGGAACATCTATTTTTCCTCCAACCGTGCCGGAGGTCTTGGAAAACTTGACCTTTACATGAGTGTGTACCGCAATGGCGCCTATCAAAGCCCCCAAAATCTGGGCGCAGAGATCAATACCCAAAACCACGACAGCAACCCGTTCATTTCCCCCAAAGAGGATTACCTGATTTTTTGGCGGCAAGACCCCGATGGATATGGAGCGTCCGACCTCTATATTAGTTTCAGAAAGAAAAACACCTGGACTAAAGCGCTCAATTTGGGCCCAGCGATCAACACGGAAATCGGAGAGTTTTGCCCCTTCATCCAACCCAAAGGCAAAAAATTGTTTTTCTCCAGAACCCGGGTGAATGGTGCCGTACGCGTAGAGAACATTTATTCCATCGATTTTTCGGCAAAGCAATTTAGAAGTGTACAGAAATAG
- a CDS encoding HupE/UreJ family protein yields the protein MQSIFQTYLELGFAHIADLAGYDHILFIVVLCAIYRLQEWRKVAILVTAFTIGHSLTLGMAAMNIIPVNTKMVEFLIPLTIFLTAIYNVVYHRFDQREIQSRTFNRNINVNYVFALVFGLIHGLGFSNFFRSLTMPGNESDLIVQLLAFNIGVEIGQLTIVAVILIFSLLAFSVLRIKQREYNLFVSGAAAGLSLVMMLERNPFT from the coding sequence ATGCAATCAATTTTTCAAACCTACCTGGAGCTTGGATTTGCGCACATTGCCGACTTGGCGGGGTACGACCACATCCTGTTCATCGTCGTATTGTGTGCCATTTACCGGTTACAAGAGTGGCGAAAAGTCGCCATTTTGGTTACCGCCTTTACCATTGGGCATTCACTTACATTGGGTATGGCGGCGATGAACATCATTCCCGTCAATACCAAAATGGTGGAGTTTTTGATCCCCTTGACCATCTTTTTGACCGCCATTTACAATGTAGTCTACCACCGATTTGACCAGCGTGAAATCCAGTCCAGAACATTTAATCGTAATATCAATGTAAATTATGTGTTTGCCCTTGTATTTGGGTTGATCCATGGTTTGGGCTTTTCCAATTTTTTCCGATCTTTGACAATGCCAGGCAATGAAAGCGACTTAATTGTACAGCTATTGGCCTTCAATATCGGGGTTGAAATTGGTCAATTGACCATTGTTGCGGTCATTCTGATTTTTTCCCTCTTGGCATTCAGCGTGTTACGAATCAAACAACGCGAGTACAATCTGTTTGTATCCGGCGCTGCTGCGGGTTTGTCCCTGGTGATGATGTTGGAAAGGAACCCGTTCACATAG
- the hemB gene encoding porphobilinogen synthase, giving the protein MLKRPRRNRKTAAIRGMVRETQLSVENLVQPLFLVSKETSREPVKSLPNTYRLGIRETLKEVEDSLNLGITNFILFPVVPDQYKDKFATYGHHEDNFYLKITAEIKRRFPETCLISDVAMDPYSTDGHDGLVRDGKIINDETLPILAKMAVAQAAAGFDLLGPSDMMDGRVGYMRQALDAAGYTDTGIMAYTAKYASAFYGPFRQALDSAPKAGDKKTYQMDPANQREALIEAALDIEEGADFIMVKPALNYLDVISLLKNNTETPVSAYHVSGECAMLIAAAEKGWIDLDQAVQETLMCLRRAGSDVIITYFTKHYARMMKQGYMPEERKEPKTHARKHSTKMPAFITNYKI; this is encoded by the coding sequence ATGCTTAAAAGACCTAGACGTAATCGAAAAACTGCTGCAATTAGAGGCATGGTACGTGAAACACAGCTTTCCGTAGAAAACCTCGTGCAGCCCCTCTTCCTGGTTAGCAAAGAGACCTCACGTGAACCGGTCAAATCTTTGCCTAACACCTACCGCCTTGGCATTCGTGAAACCTTGAAAGAAGTGGAAGATTCCCTGAACCTGGGCATCACCAATTTCATTCTGTTTCCCGTCGTGCCAGACCAGTACAAAGACAAGTTTGCTACTTACGGTCATCATGAGGACAATTTTTACCTCAAGATTACTGCGGAGATCAAACGCCGTTTTCCCGAAACCTGTTTGATCAGCGATGTTGCCATGGATCCTTACAGCACGGACGGCCACGACGGCCTGGTGCGCGATGGCAAAATCATCAATGATGAAACGCTCCCAATCCTGGCCAAAATGGCGGTAGCCCAGGCTGCTGCCGGATTCGATTTGCTGGGCCCATCCGACATGATGGACGGCAGAGTAGGGTACATGCGCCAAGCCTTGGATGCCGCAGGCTATACCGACACGGGGATTATGGCCTACACGGCCAAGTACGCCAGTGCGTTTTATGGCCCCTTCCGCCAGGCGCTGGATTCAGCCCCCAAGGCAGGAGACAAGAAGACTTACCAAATGGATCCGGCCAACCAAAGAGAAGCCCTGATTGAGGCGGCTTTGGACATCGAAGAAGGAGCGGACTTCATTATGGTAAAACCGGCCTTGAACTACCTGGATGTCATCAGTTTGTTGAAAAACAATACCGAAACTCCCGTATCAGCGTACCACGTGAGTGGGGAATGCGCGATGCTCATTGCCGCTGCCGAGAAAGGTTGGATTGATCTGGATCAAGCTGTACAAGAAACGCTGATGTGTTTGCGTCGTGCGGGTTCAGATGTAATCATTACTTACTTCACCAAGCACTACGCGCGGATGATGAAGCAAGGTTACATGCCAGAAGAACGCAAAGAACCGAAAACTCATGCGCGCAAGCATTCTACCAAAATGCCTGCGTTTATAACGAACTACAAGATTTGA